A section of the Phacochoerus africanus isolate WHEZ1 chromosome 4, ROS_Pafr_v1, whole genome shotgun sequence genome encodes:
- the POU4F3 gene encoding POU domain, class 4, transcription factor 3: protein MMAMNAKQPFGMHPVLQEPKFSSLHSGSEAMRRVCLPAPQLQGNIFGSFDESLLARAEALAAVDIVSHGKNHPFKPDATYHTMSSVPCTSTSSTVPISHPAALTSHPHHAVHQGLEGDLLEHISPTLSVSGLGAPEHSVMPAQIHPHHLGAMGHLHQAMGMSHPHTVAPHSAMPACLSDVESDPRELEAFAERFKQRRIKLGVTQADVGAALANLKIPGVGSLSQSTICRFESLTLSHNNMIALKPVLQAWLEEAEAAYREKNSKPELFNGSERKRKRTSIAAPEKRSLEAYFAIQPRPSSEKIAAIAEKLDLKKNVVRVWFCNQRQKQKRMKYSAVH, encoded by the exons ATGATGGCCATGAACGCCAAGCAGCCTTTCGGCATGCACCCGGTGCTTCAGGAACCCAAATTCTCCAGCCTGCACTCTGGCTCCGAGGCCATGCGCCGAGTCTGTCTCCCGGCCCCGCAG CTGCAGGGTAATATATTTGGAAGCTTTGATGAGAGCCTGCTGGCACGCGCCGAGGCTCTGGCGGCGGTGGATATCGTCTCCCACGGCAAGAACCATCCGTTCAAGCCCGACGCCACCTACCATACCATGAGCAGCGTGCCCTGCACGTCCACTTCGTCCACCGTGCCCATCTCCCACCCGGCCGCGCTCACCTCGCACCCGCACCACGCCGTGCACCAGGGCCTCGAGGGCGACCTGCTGGAGCACATCTCGCCCACGCTGAGTGTGAGCGGCTTGGGCGCCCCAGAGCACTCGGTGATGCCGGCACAGATCCACCCGCACCACCTGGGCGCCATGGGCCACCTGCACCAGGCCATGGGCATGAGCCACCCACATACCGTGGCGCCGCACAGCGCCATGCCCGCGTGCCTCAGCGACGTGGAGTCGGACCCGCGAGAGCTGGAGGCCTTCGCCGAGCGCTTCAAACAGCGGCGCATCAAGTTGGGGGTAACCCAGGCGGACGTGGGCGCGGCTCTAGCCAACCTCAAGATCCCCGGCGTTGGCTCCCTCAGCCAGAGCACCATCTGCAGGTTCGAGTCTCTCACGCTCTCGCACAACAACATGATCGCGCTCAAGCCAGTGCTGCAGGCCTGGCTGGAAGAAGCCGAGGCCGCCTATCGAGAGAAAAACAGCAAGCCGGAGCTCTTCAACGGCAGTGAGCGGAAACGCAAACGCACGTCCATCGCAGCGCCAGAGAAGCGCTCACTGGAGGCCTACTTCGCTATCCAGCCGCGGCCCTCGTCCGAGAAGATCGCGGCCATCGCTGAGAAACTGGACCTTAAAAAGAACGTGGTGCGGGTCTGGTTCTGCAatcagagacagaaacagaaacGAATGAAGTACTCGGCTGTCCACTGA